One genomic window of Gemmatimonadales bacterium includes the following:
- a CDS encoding SDR family NAD(P)-dependent oxidoreductase, with protein sequence MRHPVYNKRGKRILDIVFSAIGLVLFAPAMAIISILVLLDSPGAVLYRGARSGYKGRRFHQVKFRTMVADAEQLGGPKTTCNDERITRIGRVLRATKLDELPQLINVLRGEMSLVGPRPMFEEEVARYADWERRALNVRPGITDWASVRFHNEEQILGSAHDDWEGYYETQVRPEKSWLRVAYAEACSLKTDLAILFQTATVLLSTRLAWSETPDHHLIFVPWGLGVADLPEYLLAPNPIPQHALAAEARRAAPRLHVAGAAASAIEEAHLRRLLRREPVELDLEAIRPLACGETVMVTGAGGSIGSELCRQLARAAPRRIVALGHGENSIAELLGEFAQTFPSADVQPVIADVRDVERMRQVFEEHRPHSVFHAAGHKHLPLLEDSIREAVTSNVLGTRNVVSLADEYGAQHLVLISTIKAVRPTSVMGAAKRVAELVVQGVPTHDGRRFAAIRLSNVLGSRSSVLPTFLSQIAGGGPVTVTHPQMRRHFVLLRDASTLLLEAAAAARGGEVLVLDAGEPVRILDLAAALIRLHGRDTGNPIEIRFTGIRPGERLDEQILLDHERTVPTSHPRVRRALTRTVPFGASQTIERLIDAAQGGAPEHDLRMLVTRLVPDYAPALTDAAAAQGPARTSVGAA encoded by the coding sequence GTGCGCCACCCCGTATACAACAAGCGCGGTAAGCGAATCCTCGACATCGTCTTCAGCGCCATCGGCCTGGTCCTCTTTGCGCCGGCCATGGCGATCATTTCGATCCTCGTCCTGCTCGATTCACCGGGCGCCGTCCTCTACCGCGGCGCCCGCTCCGGTTACAAGGGGCGCCGCTTTCATCAGGTGAAGTTCCGCACCATGGTCGCTGACGCGGAGCAGCTCGGCGGGCCCAAGACCACCTGCAACGACGAACGCATCACCCGCATCGGCCGCGTCCTTCGCGCCACCAAGCTCGATGAGTTGCCCCAGCTCATCAACGTGCTTCGCGGCGAGATGAGCCTCGTGGGCCCCCGTCCGATGTTCGAGGAAGAGGTCGCGCGCTACGCGGACTGGGAGCGCCGCGCCCTCAACGTCCGTCCCGGCATCACCGACTGGGCCTCCGTCCGCTTTCACAACGAGGAGCAGATCCTCGGGAGCGCGCACGACGACTGGGAAGGGTATTACGAAACCCAGGTGCGGCCGGAAAAATCCTGGCTTCGCGTTGCATATGCCGAGGCGTGCAGTCTCAAGACGGATCTCGCCATCCTGTTTCAGACGGCAACCGTCCTCCTGAGTACCCGCCTGGCCTGGTCGGAAACCCCCGACCATCACCTCATCTTCGTCCCGTGGGGACTCGGCGTCGCCGATCTGCCGGAATATCTGCTCGCGCCGAACCCCATACCCCAGCACGCACTCGCGGCCGAAGCCCGGCGCGCGGCCCCGCGCCTGCACGTGGCCGGCGCCGCGGCAAGCGCCATCGAGGAGGCGCACCTGAGACGCCTGCTGCGGCGGGAGCCCGTCGAGCTCGACCTCGAGGCCATCCGTCCGCTCGCGTGCGGTGAAACGGTGATGGTGACCGGGGCCGGTGGCTCGATCGGAAGCGAGCTCTGCCGCCAGCTCGCGCGCGCGGCGCCGAGGCGCATCGTCGCTCTCGGGCACGGCGAAAACTCGATCGCGGAGTTGCTGGGCGAATTCGCGCAGACGTTTCCCAGCGCCGACGTGCAGCCGGTCATCGCCGACGTGCGTGACGTCGAGCGCATGCGCCAGGTCTTCGAAGAGCACCGTCCCCACTCGGTCTTCCATGCCGCGGGCCACAAGCACCTGCCGTTGCTCGAGGACAGCATCCGGGAGGCGGTGACGAGCAACGTGCTCGGCACCCGGAACGTGGTGAGCCTCGCCGATGAATACGGCGCGCAGCATCTTGTGCTTATCTCGACCATCAAGGCCGTCCGTCCGACCAGCGTGATGGGAGCCGCGAAACGGGTGGCGGAGCTGGTGGTGCAGGGCGTGCCGACTCACGACGGGCGGCGGTTCGCCGCCATCCGCCTCTCCAACGTGCTGGGGAGCCGCAGCAGCGTGCTGCCTACGTTCTTGAGCCAGATTGCGGGCGGCGGGCCGGTGACCGTCACCCATCCCCAGATGCGGCGCCACTTCGTCCTGCTCCGGGACGCGAGCACGCTGCTGCTGGAAGCGGCTGCCGCGGCGCGGGGGGGCGAGGTGCTGGTGCTCGATGCAGGGGAGCCGGTGCGGATTCTTGATCTGGCGGCGGCGCTCATCCGCCTCCACGGGCGTGACACCGGCAATCCAATCGAAATCCGCTTCACCGGCATTCGCCCCGGCGAGCGGCTGGACGAGCAGATCCTGCTCGATCATGAGCGCACAGTGCCGACTTCGCATCCGAGAGTGCGCCGGGCGCTCACTCGAACTGTGCCGTTTGGCGCCTCTCAGACGATCGAGCGGCTTATCGACGCTGCACAGGGCGGAGCGCCGGAGCACGACCTTCGGATGCTCGTTACTCGCTTGGTGCCGGACTACGCCCCCGCCCTCACGGATGCCGCCGCCGCGCAGGGACCTGCACGCACCTCGGTCGGCGCCGCGTAA